A genomic segment from Bradyrhizobium sp. ISRA430 encodes:
- a CDS encoding AraC family transcriptional regulator, whose amino-acid sequence MDAAKTPGIFFHQYAGLPRGPAFEQWRDRACGPCGLDVGPSRGDSIDCRLRISVIGDIALAVPEGASAQYSRTQGSLADGSDDLVLISAHAGLVRIGQNGRTIELAPSQMMLADMSVSGTVGHTDEDRFTTIRMPRRALLEISPRAEDKLSQVLSDGAVAETIFRYHALAADHGPHLDAVGQRLTALHMIDLVGLLLGTDAEHANLARGRGQAAARLDLMRADVMSALNRNDLCLSEVAARYGLSPRQAQRLFEQAGTTFTEFVLEQRLLLARKLLGDPRAKARKISDIAHSAGFSDLSYFNRAFRKRFGATPSELRGA is encoded by the coding sequence AGCAATGGCGCGACAGGGCTTGCGGGCCCTGCGGCCTCGATGTCGGACCGAGCCGCGGCGACAGCATCGATTGCCGACTGCGGATCAGCGTGATCGGCGACATCGCACTCGCCGTTCCCGAAGGCGCGTCGGCACAATATTCGCGCACACAGGGCAGCCTTGCCGACGGCAGCGACGATCTCGTGCTGATATCGGCGCATGCGGGCCTCGTCCGCATCGGGCAGAACGGCCGCACCATCGAGCTCGCGCCGTCGCAGATGATGCTCGCCGACATGAGCGTCAGCGGCACGGTCGGCCACACCGATGAAGACCGTTTCACTACCATCCGCATGCCGCGCCGCGCGCTGCTCGAGATCAGCCCACGCGCCGAGGACAAGCTCTCGCAGGTCCTCTCCGACGGCGCGGTCGCCGAAACCATCTTCCGCTATCACGCGCTCGCCGCCGACCACGGCCCGCATCTCGATGCCGTCGGCCAGCGTCTGACCGCACTGCACATGATCGACCTCGTCGGCCTCCTGCTCGGCACCGACGCCGAGCACGCGAATCTCGCGCGCGGACGCGGACAGGCGGCGGCCCGTCTCGATCTGATGCGCGCCGACGTGATGTCCGCACTCAATCGTAACGACCTCTGCCTGTCCGAGGTTGCGGCGCGCTACGGGCTAAGCCCGCGCCAGGCGCAGCGACTGTTCGAGCAGGCCGGCACGACCTTCACCGAATTCGTGCTGGAGCAGCGCCTACTGCTCGCGCGAAAGCTGCTCGGCGATCCCCGCGCCAAGGCGCGCAAGATCAGCGACATCGCCCATTCGGCGGGTTTTTCAGATCTGTCCTATTTCAACCGCGCCTTCCGCAAGCGCTTCGGCGCAACGCCGTCGGAATTGCGCGGGGCGTAA